From a single Dysidea avara chromosome 14, odDysAvar1.4, whole genome shotgun sequence genomic region:
- the LOC136244070 gene encoding ATP-dependent DNA helicase RecQ-like, with the protein MLDQKEKFTQKGLTVEFVGKAQKDEEAVLSVLNGRVHLVYISPESLLGNARFRAMMLSDCYQKRLRALVDDEAHCVKLWGDDFRVLFAEIGDIRGLLPKSVKILALTATATRDFRLCYKPTLFGRPCYSRAATQ; encoded by the exons ATGCTTGACCAAAAGGAGAAATTCACTCAGAAAGGGCTCACTGTAGAGTTTGTTGGTAAGGCACAAAAGGATGAAGAAGCTGTGTTATCAGTGTTGAATGGAAGAGTTCATTTAGTGTACATCAGCCCAGAAAGTTTGTTGGGCAATGCTCGTTTCCGTGCAATGATGCTATCAGATTGTTACCAGAAAAGACTAAGAGCATTAGTTGATGACGAGGCACACTGTGTTAAGCTTTG GGGGGATGACTTTCGTGTGTTGTTTGCTGAGATTGGAGATATCAGAGGTCTTCTTCCAAAGAGTGTTAAAATATTAGCCCTTACAGCTACTGCAACAAGAGACTTTAGATTGTGTTACAAGCCGACTCTCTTTGGAAGACCCTGTTATAGTAGGGCTGCCACCCAATAG